A portion of the uncultured Draconibacterium sp. genome contains these proteins:
- a CDS encoding FAD-dependent oxidoreductase — protein sequence MKQKKEIYEVVVCGGGMAGFSAAVASARMGRKTCLIQNRPVFGGNCSSEIGVTIHGAAAFHAYARETGIISELLIEERSVNHAEIYENGWINSVWDMVMYDLAVKEKDLTFYLNTDVVDVKMTSDKKLKAVIAQIQNAETELTVEGEIFIDCTGDGVVADRAGCEWRMGSEGRDEFNEPHAPEKACNDTMGNSIHFRAKDMGRPVPFKAPDWAIKHDDPAYFYEQGRIPKDKRGGFWWLEIGVPYHTIYDNEDIRHELTRHTLGVWDWMKNHDPIMKEECKNYALDWIGQVPGKRESRRIMGEYLVTEHDIQDKTVFPDEVGFGGWFVDLHTPGGLLAEHAEASAATEGDEYNTFDEYMVKSYCGPYGFPLRALIAKDVDNLMMAGRNISTTHAALGTLRVMGTTAIMGQATGIAAAIALENRVEIKSVPNNFINEVQQQLLKDGCFLLNSKNTDVKDLALKAKITASSQELLYGAGPETKGAHAGLTIWKDQPQYQNEFLETQKGQIIGVGSDRLDSVSVCLSNESGEVQEVKAILYSVDDIWDYRVAPSDALAETTLEVPIGKNMWVDWEVNLNGNNGLPLNSYIRVDLCANTNVSWPEAGCILPGHTAMYQIGENKMRRYYNGSTLSFKVSPGQDCYKPENVTSGVTRPHKYTNVWISDSNLPLDQWLKLSWDEPQKVSQVELTFPGHLLREYHAYAPFYRDPQCPKDYVVKGLENGEWITLANVEDNYQRQNKLKLLRTYDLTELKVVVKSTNGEESAQVYEIRIY from the coding sequence ATGAAACAGAAAAAAGAAATATACGAAGTTGTAGTTTGCGGAGGAGGAATGGCTGGATTTTCAGCAGCAGTAGCCTCGGCAAGGATGGGAAGAAAAACCTGTTTAATTCAAAACCGCCCCGTATTTGGAGGAAATTGTTCTTCCGAAATTGGTGTTACAATTCACGGCGCGGCGGCTTTTCATGCTTATGCTCGCGAAACCGGTATTATTTCGGAATTACTTATTGAAGAACGCTCCGTTAATCATGCAGAGATATACGAGAATGGCTGGATAAACAGTGTTTGGGATATGGTAATGTATGACTTGGCGGTTAAAGAAAAGGACCTTACTTTTTATTTAAATACCGACGTGGTGGATGTTAAAATGACCTCAGATAAAAAGTTGAAAGCCGTTATTGCTCAAATTCAAAACGCAGAGACCGAACTTACAGTTGAAGGTGAAATATTTATCGATTGTACAGGCGATGGCGTAGTTGCCGACCGTGCTGGATGTGAATGGAGAATGGGTTCAGAGGGCCGCGATGAGTTTAACGAACCACATGCCCCGGAGAAAGCGTGCAATGATACCATGGGTAATTCGATCCACTTCAGAGCTAAAGACATGGGACGACCAGTTCCATTTAAAGCTCCTGATTGGGCGATAAAACATGATGACCCTGCCTATTTTTACGAGCAAGGACGCATTCCAAAAGATAAGCGAGGTGGTTTTTGGTGGCTCGAGATAGGGGTGCCTTACCATACTATTTACGATAATGAAGATATTCGCCACGAACTTACCCGACATACATTAGGCGTTTGGGACTGGATGAAAAACCACGACCCAATTATGAAAGAAGAATGCAAAAATTATGCGCTTGACTGGATTGGGCAGGTACCTGGTAAACGCGAAAGCCGACGTATTATGGGTGAATATTTGGTGACAGAACATGATATACAAGATAAAACCGTTTTCCCTGATGAAGTTGGTTTTGGTGGCTGGTTTGTTGACCTGCATACTCCTGGTGGTTTACTTGCTGAACACGCAGAAGCATCGGCAGCAACAGAAGGCGATGAGTACAATACTTTCGATGAGTACATGGTAAAATCATACTGTGGTCCTTACGGTTTTCCGCTACGGGCATTAATTGCCAAAGATGTTGATAACCTAATGATGGCTGGTAGAAACATTAGTACCACACACGCTGCTCTAGGAACTTTACGTGTTATGGGGACAACTGCAATAATGGGGCAGGCGACAGGCATTGCAGCAGCAATTGCGTTGGAAAATCGTGTAGAAATTAAAAGTGTTCCAAACAATTTTATAAATGAAGTTCAACAGCAGTTGCTTAAGGATGGATGCTTTTTACTTAATTCAAAAAATACAGACGTAAAGGATTTGGCATTAAAAGCAAAGATTACAGCCAGTAGCCAAGAATTATTATATGGTGCAGGTCCTGAGACAAAAGGAGCACATGCCGGTCTAACTATTTGGAAAGACCAACCTCAATATCAGAATGAGTTTTTGGAAACACAGAAAGGACAAATTATCGGCGTTGGGTCTGATCGTTTGGATTCAGTCTCTGTTTGCCTGTCAAATGAATCAGGTGAAGTACAGGAAGTAAAAGCTATTCTTTATTCTGTCGACGATATTTGGGATTATCGTGTAGCTCCGAGTGATGCATTGGCCGAAACAACACTTGAAGTACCTATTGGTAAAAACATGTGGGTAGATTGGGAGGTGAATCTCAATGGCAATAATGGACTACCTCTTAACAGTTACATTCGTGTCGACCTATGCGCAAACACAAATGTAAGTTGGCCCGAAGCCGGTTGTATTCTTCCCGGACATACAGCCATGTACCAGATTGGCGAAAACAAAATGCGTCGCTACTACAACGGTTCAACATTAAGTTTTAAAGTTTCTCCTGGGCAGGATTGCTACAAACCAGAAAATGTAACTTCCGGTGTAACACGCCCACATAAATATACAAATGTATGGATTTCAGATAGCAACTTACCACTTGACCAGTGGTTAAAGTTGAGTTGGGATGAACCTCAAAAAGTGTCGCAGGTAGAATTAACTTTTCCGGGACATTTGTTACGCGAATACCATGCTTATGCACCTTTTTACCGTGACCCGCAATGTCCAAAAGATTATGTGGTAAAAGGACTTGAAAACGGTGAGTGGATAACTCTTGCAAATGTTGAGGATAATTATCAACGTCAAAATAAATTGAAGTTGCTAAGGACTTACGATTTAACAGAGTTGAAAGTAGTGGTGAAATCAACAAATGGTGAAGAATCGGCGCAGGTTTATGAAATACGGATATACTAA
- a CDS encoding sulfatase-like hydrolase/transferase — protein MKILQLISFFFFMIPFTAFSTKREQAPNVIIFLADDAGYADFGFMGSKDLKTPNIDRIAEQGVHFTDFHVTGSVCAPSRAGLMTGRYQHRFGAEFNYSSKEEGVPTSEIMLSEFLKEHGYKTAAYGKWHLGEIPEYHPNKRGFDEFYGFLGGHRKYFADEKDDNPERNTAMQHNGEYITFDGYLTDELGNSASDFITANKENPFFIYLAYNAVHTPMQATEEDMALFEGHPRQILAAMTWALDRSIGNVMQTLKDEGIDDNTIVIFLSDNGGPTGQNMSSNLPLKGTKGTEFEGGHRVACAMRWNGKIEAGSKFEKLTSAFDLFPTIAEAAGINTEPKNKLDGVALQPYLSGENTSAPHDKLFWRITPWAAARFGEMKVVRADTFGIGLYNLRKDIGEVENLATEKPEELAKIKSELVNWENQMAEPFGKRSPDWEEVKGYMYSDYLNNDTIRFYTPYQLKAYRKTLLNKK, from the coding sequence ATGAAAATTCTACAATTAATAAGCTTTTTCTTTTTTATGATTCCGTTTACGGCATTTTCAACAAAAAGGGAGCAAGCACCAAATGTGATCATCTTTTTGGCCGATGATGCAGGTTATGCTGATTTTGGATTTATGGGATCTAAGGATTTAAAAACTCCAAATATTGATAGAATCGCAGAACAAGGTGTACATTTTACCGACTTTCATGTAACTGGTTCTGTTTGTGCACCATCGCGGGCAGGATTAATGACGGGACGTTATCAGCACCGTTTTGGAGCGGAATTCAATTACAGTTCAAAAGAAGAGGGGGTTCCAACAAGCGAGATAATGTTGTCTGAATTTCTAAAGGAACATGGTTATAAAACGGCAGCTTATGGGAAATGGCATTTGGGCGAAATTCCAGAGTATCATCCCAACAAACGTGGCTTCGACGAGTTTTATGGATTCCTTGGTGGACACCGTAAATATTTTGCCGATGAGAAAGATGATAATCCAGAGAGAAATACAGCTATGCAGCACAATGGCGAGTACATTACTTTTGATGGCTACCTAACCGATGAGCTTGGCAACAGTGCAAGTGATTTTATAACAGCCAATAAAGAAAATCCATTTTTTATCTACCTCGCCTACAATGCGGTTCATACACCAATGCAGGCAACCGAGGAAGATATGGCTTTATTCGAAGGACATCCGAGACAAATACTTGCAGCCATGACTTGGGCGCTTGACAGGTCGATTGGTAATGTAATGCAAACGCTAAAAGATGAAGGGATTGATGATAATACAATCGTTATCTTTTTAAGCGATAATGGTGGTCCAACCGGACAAAATATGTCATCGAACTTACCACTTAAAGGTACAAAAGGAACTGAATTTGAAGGAGGGCACCGGGTTGCTTGTGCCATGCGGTGGAATGGAAAAATAGAAGCAGGTTCAAAATTTGAGAAGCTTACTTCTGCATTCGATTTGTTCCCTACTATTGCTGAGGCTGCCGGAATTAACACTGAGCCTAAAAATAAGCTTGATGGAGTTGCTCTACAACCTTATTTATCGGGAGAAAATACTTCGGCTCCACACGATAAATTGTTTTGGAGAATAACACCGTGGGCAGCTGCACGTTTTGGCGAAATGAAAGTGGTTCGCGCTGATACTTTTGGCATTGGCTTGTACAATCTTCGAAAAGATATTGGTGAAGTTGAAAACCTGGCAACAGAGAAACCAGAGGAGCTTGCAAAAATTAAGAGTGAGCTGGTGAATTGGGAGAATCAAATGGCAGAACCATTCGGGAAAAGAAGCCCGGATTGGGAAGAAGTGAAAGGATATATGTATAGCGACTATTTAAATAACGATACAATTCGTTTCTATACGCCATACCAGTTAAAAGCATATCGAAAAACTTTATTGAATAAGAAATAA
- a CDS encoding sulfatase-like hydrolase/transferase: MKTLSLLVSLLLLFPVFLKAEKKEQPNIIFIYTDDQRRDALGATGNDVIITPQIDKLAKQGLQFNKANVVFALCSPSRAALLTGRYNSANGVMDLGSDLNQGEVSLANYLKEAGYSTAVSGKWHVGQSPEKLGFDFHVIFHANGTYYGRQIDDMGEKKKVEKHCDEYCVDRSIDFLKEAAKSDKPFFLYHNTQLPHMNGVLIWDAKEETLAKYNVDDMPVTSSNRDDLSGKPEYLKKVRNLKQAKKYGYPDEKAIQQHTKEYYSVITEMDDALGRLFATIEELGLRENTYIFFMSDNGWMLGEHGFTSKVLPYKPATEVPFFVVGPGIKEGTNKSIVLNIDMAPTILDLAGIDTPENMHGASFSPMLKGKKVKDWRKAFVYEGLGLYGGAKPNLTVVSDDYRYIETYDDKELNAPIFKELYNQKEDAEEVTNLAKTKKAEKTIQQLSEIIEQHKSTVLKTE; the protein is encoded by the coding sequence ATGAAAACATTATCGCTACTTGTAAGTTTACTTTTACTCTTTCCTGTTTTTCTAAAAGCAGAGAAAAAGGAACAGCCCAATATTATATTTATCTACACCGACGACCAACGCCGTGATGCGCTTGGAGCAACTGGAAACGATGTTATTATTACGCCGCAAATTGACAAGCTGGCAAAACAAGGCTTACAATTCAATAAAGCCAATGTAGTCTTTGCTCTTTGTAGTCCGAGCCGTGCCGCTTTGTTAACCGGACGTTACAACAGTGCCAATGGTGTTATGGATTTGGGGAGTGACCTAAACCAAGGAGAAGTATCGCTGGCAAATTATCTTAAAGAAGCCGGCTATAGTACTGCGGTTTCAGGGAAATGGCATGTAGGGCAAAGTCCTGAAAAACTGGGCTTCGATTTTCATGTAATTTTTCATGCCAATGGCACTTATTATGGCAGACAAATTGACGATATGGGGGAAAAGAAAAAGGTAGAGAAACATTGCGATGAATATTGTGTTGACCGCTCTATCGATTTCCTGAAAGAAGCCGCAAAAAGTGATAAACCGTTTTTCCTGTATCATAATACTCAGCTTCCGCACATGAATGGAGTGCTGATATGGGATGCAAAAGAAGAAACATTAGCAAAATACAATGTGGATGACATGCCTGTAACTTCATCTAATCGCGATGATTTATCGGGTAAGCCTGAATATTTGAAAAAAGTTCGCAATCTGAAACAGGCTAAAAAATATGGTTACCCCGATGAAAAGGCCATTCAGCAACACACTAAAGAATATTATTCGGTAATTACTGAAATGGATGATGCTTTGGGGCGTCTTTTTGCAACAATTGAAGAACTGGGATTGCGTGAAAATACTTACATTTTTTTTATGAGTGACAATGGCTGGATGTTGGGCGAACACGGTTTTACCAGTAAAGTACTTCCTTATAAACCAGCAACAGAAGTTCCGTTTTTTGTGGTTGGGCCCGGCATAAAAGAAGGAACAAATAAAAGCATTGTGTTGAATATTGATATGGCTCCTACAATTCTCGACCTTGCCGGAATTGACACACCTGAAAACATGCATGGAGCTAGTTTTTCTCCAATGCTAAAAGGCAAAAAAGTGAAAGACTGGCGTAAAGCCTTTGTGTATGAAGGACTGGGATTGTATGGAGGTGCAAAGCCAAATTTAACCGTAGTTTCCGATGACTACAGGTATATTGAAACCTACGACGATAAGGAACTAAATGCCCCTATTTTTAAAGAACTTTACAATCAGAAAGAAGATGCTGAAGAAGTAACTAATCTGGCAAAAACAAAAAAGGCAGAAAAAACCATTCAGCAACTTTCTGAAATAATTGAACAGCATAAATCAACGGTACTTAAAACGGAATAA
- a CDS encoding sulfatase-like hydrolase/transferase, with the protein MDKKRLVLLGVLVLIISSLGGGDQIFASEKKSEKPNIIIIYTDQQRYNTIHSLGNEFIKTPNLDKLVKSGTAFTHTFVTAPVCVASRWSLHTGMYTTSHQTYSNHHKSKVKPKTSLPAELKKNGYQTVLLGKNHCFLSSEEMDIIEGVHANKNLAEDKRSAEKAMPWNVEEDDTHLLTNKAIDVFKTKGEKPVFMWLSYLYPHTPFLCPEPYFSMYNDVDIPAPKVEKDGLKAAGKPFRQQFHQTNTNKLLPYDEAKTMRMKRTYYGMISMIDAEIGRLLQFLDNNNLRDNTIIVFTSDHGDYQGDHGMYTKSPAMYDCLTRVPFICSWKGQIQADKINHSLVSSTDIMPTILDLIQVEIPAQVQGKSLVAVLNGEKEDIGCEYVFSEYGIPGKPILKTELEERVPGYNENPIDFATGIPWEGNPVALSGRFRMIRSKDYKLVEEIGGTNEFYDLKNDPDELVNLFGKKEYEAIQNKMFDALHLWKNTLPGIEKDFDKMGERNFVKYIQKRKKQ; encoded by the coding sequence ATGGACAAAAAGAGACTGGTATTATTGGGTGTGCTTGTTCTAATTATAAGTTCCTTAGGTGGAGGAGATCAAATCTTTGCATCTGAAAAAAAGTCAGAAAAGCCCAATATCATCATTATTTACACCGATCAGCAACGATACAATACCATTCATTCTTTAGGAAATGAATTTATAAAAACTCCGAACCTTGATAAACTGGTAAAAAGTGGAACAGCTTTTACCCATACTTTTGTTACTGCGCCAGTGTGTGTGGCATCGCGTTGGAGTTTGCATACCGGAATGTATACTACTTCTCACCAAACTTATTCGAACCATCATAAATCGAAAGTAAAACCCAAAACTTCGCTTCCTGCAGAGTTAAAGAAAAACGGTTACCAGACTGTTTTGTTGGGCAAGAATCACTGTTTTTTAAGCAGTGAAGAAATGGACATTATTGAAGGCGTTCATGCCAATAAGAATCTTGCAGAGGACAAGCGCAGTGCTGAAAAGGCAATGCCTTGGAACGTGGAAGAGGATGATACCCACCTGTTAACAAATAAAGCGATTGATGTATTTAAAACAAAAGGGGAAAAACCTGTTTTTATGTGGCTGTCATACCTGTATCCGCATACTCCGTTTCTATGTCCCGAACCTTATTTTTCGATGTATAATGATGTGGATATTCCGGCTCCGAAAGTAGAGAAAGATGGCTTAAAGGCTGCAGGGAAACCATTTCGTCAGCAATTTCATCAAACAAATACGAATAAATTGTTGCCCTACGATGAAGCCAAAACTATGCGTATGAAACGTACCTACTACGGTATGATATCGATGATTGATGCAGAAATAGGTCGTTTACTACAGTTCTTAGATAATAATAATTTGCGAGATAATACCATCATTGTTTTTACATCCGACCATGGTGATTACCAGGGAGACCATGGGATGTACACAAAAAGCCCTGCAATGTACGATTGCCTTACACGAGTTCCTTTTATTTGTAGTTGGAAAGGGCAAATTCAGGCTGATAAAATAAATCATTCTCTGGTTTCTTCAACCGATATAATGCCTACAATCTTGGATTTAATTCAAGTTGAGATCCCAGCCCAAGTTCAGGGAAAAAGTCTTGTGGCGGTTTTAAACGGAGAAAAAGAAGATATAGGGTGTGAGTATGTTTTTTCGGAATACGGAATTCCCGGGAAACCAATTTTAAAAACTGAATTGGAAGAGCGTGTACCAGGTTATAACGAAAATCCTATTGATTTTGCAACAGGAATCCCCTGGGAGGGAAATCCTGTTGCATTGTCAGGAAGGTTTAGGATGATTCGCTCAAAAGATTATAAGCTGGTTGAGGAGATTGGTGGAACAAATGAATTTTACGATTTAAAGAACGACCCGGATGAATTGGTGAATCTTTTTGGTAAAAAAGAATATGAAGCTATTCAAAATAAAATGTTTGATGCCTTGCACCTATGGAAAAATACATTGCCTGGTATTGAAAAAGATTTCGATAAAATGGGAGAACGGAATTTTGTAAAGTATATTCAAAAAAGAAAAAAACAATAA
- a CDS encoding glycoside hydrolase family 30 beta sandwich domain-containing protein, whose amino-acid sequence MKLIKLTSILVLFAMVSCNQYVKRKDIPIDGEVTIHTDRYKQTVWGIGFEIQSDAIGSGNTGLPTDKHAVPHDLTPSERERFAKEMLAGFRYCRLAGGLYWRGLDPEQKYMQPRWDTQLEEIRQMMDWAGVEGVSLEYWSPAPYWKANESYIGKGRNDRYNVLKCFGPDFANDPIYKGDTVKFLKDFGEACAKDVQTLKEAGIKTSQWGMSNEPWTSNTSYSSCKWFTAEDYVRSYYYSAKAIREADPNILLISDTEYGFPRKIATGMHRPEVADLVDAYVVHTIGWDSERVKDVHKRITEELPKRPWFQNEYEYLSGGATPERCLNTAQHIMNSFQLGENPTWYWIHALKPFKNSEASGYSLGFWKSLMEKYHAQNIGKYERWVKGPIIDKMPDGFEKMEFINAIRPGKTKKPGLGYTFSINQNATAYLVVEEKGGFAPEGWEKKDLVVVHENGTDAIYTKQLQKGKIQISKNDGKEGDVYGAPHALFLEGEDMETFKVEVGVNSPMKIRSEAMVLEKAAMEMEPGTWIYNDFNWNAVGSFVKHMPWDCKVLDITEANYNKDARVFAYEKPDGKRVFVVSNRTGKEYSFKLNTGVNSKWQSYRYTPWERGENTMGVPTEKQKGNEIITVLPHLSWEFWEEI is encoded by the coding sequence ATGAAACTAATAAAACTAACTTCAATACTTGTCTTGTTTGCAATGGTAAGTTGCAATCAATATGTGAAAAGAAAAGACATTCCTATAGATGGAGAAGTAACAATTCATACTGATAGATACAAACAAACAGTTTGGGGGATCGGTTTCGAAATTCAAAGTGATGCAATTGGCTCGGGTAACACCGGTTTACCAACCGATAAACATGCGGTTCCGCATGATTTAACACCAAGCGAACGCGAGCGTTTTGCCAAAGAAATGTTGGCTGGTTTCCGTTACTGCCGCTTAGCCGGAGGTTTGTATTGGCGCGGATTAGACCCGGAACAAAAATACATGCAACCTCGCTGGGATACCCAGTTAGAAGAAATTCGTCAGATGATGGATTGGGCTGGTGTGGAAGGAGTTTCATTAGAGTATTGGTCGCCGGCACCTTATTGGAAGGCTAATGAAAGTTATATCGGCAAAGGAAGAAACGACCGTTATAATGTATTAAAATGTTTTGGACCTGATTTTGCCAATGATCCAATTTATAAAGGCGATACGGTAAAATTCTTAAAAGATTTTGGGGAAGCTTGTGCAAAAGATGTGCAAACCTTAAAAGAAGCGGGTATAAAAACCTCACAATGGGGAATGAGTAACGAACCCTGGACTTCGAATACATCCTATTCAAGTTGTAAATGGTTTACTGCAGAAGATTATGTCCGTAGTTATTACTATTCGGCAAAAGCAATTCGCGAAGCCGACCCAAATATCCTTTTAATTAGCGATACAGAATATGGTTTCCCACGGAAAATCGCGACAGGCATGCACCGCCCCGAAGTGGCTGATTTGGTCGACGCGTATGTCGTTCATACCATTGGCTGGGATTCGGAAAGAGTGAAAGATGTTCATAAACGTATTACTGAAGAATTACCTAAGCGTCCCTGGTTTCAAAACGAATACGAGTACCTTAGTGGAGGAGCAACTCCTGAACGTTGCTTAAACACAGCACAGCACATAATGAACTCTTTCCAATTGGGGGAAAATCCAACATGGTACTGGATTCATGCCTTAAAACCCTTTAAAAATTCTGAAGCCAGTGGTTATTCCTTAGGTTTTTGGAAATCACTTATGGAAAAATACCATGCCCAAAACATTGGGAAATATGAGCGTTGGGTAAAAGGCCCTATTATTGACAAAATGCCAGATGGATTTGAAAAGATGGAGTTTATAAATGCCATCCGCCCGGGAAAAACGAAAAAGCCAGGATTAGGTTATACATTTAGTATCAATCAAAATGCAACAGCGTATTTGGTGGTGGAAGAGAAAGGCGGTTTTGCTCCAGAGGGATGGGAAAAAAAAGACTTGGTAGTAGTTCATGAAAATGGAACAGATGCAATTTATACTAAACAACTACAAAAGGGGAAAATCCAGATTAGTAAAAACGATGGCAAAGAGGGGGATGTTTATGGAGCACCACATGCCTTATTTTTGGAAGGTGAAGACATGGAGACTTTTAAGGTAGAAGTTGGTGTTAACAGCCCAATGAAAATACGTTCAGAAGCCATGGTTCTGGAAAAAGCAGCTATGGAAATGGAACCGGGCACATGGATTTACAATGACTTTAACTGGAATGCTGTTGGAAGCTTTGTAAAACACATGCCTTGGGATTGTAAAGTGCTTGACATTACTGAAGCTAATTACAATAAAGACGCACGTGTGTTTGCCTATGAAAAACCAGACGGGAAACGTGTATTTGTTGTCTCTAACCGAACAGGTAAAGAATACTCATTCAAACTAAATACTGGTGTAAATAGTAAATGGCAGAGTTATCGCTATACTCCATGGGAACGTGGTGAAAACACAATGGGAGTACCAACTGAAAAACAAAAAGGAAATGAGATAATTACTGTCCTGCCTCATTTAAGCTGGGAGTTTTGGGAGGAGATATAA
- a CDS encoding FAD-dependent oxidoreductase, which yields MKYTFLITFLFCSYLLSAQKNSVFVEAESFSEKGGWVVDQQFMDLMGSAYLMAHGMGVPVDDAKATINVPSTGKYKVFVRTFNWTSPWYKGEGPGQFKLIVNGNPVGDVLGNSGTEWMWQKAGEVNITNKEVALSLHDLTGFNGRIDAIYLTKDDDVPPSDLKALTKFRKKMLDLPKKPKAAGEFDLVVVGGGVAGVAAAISGARLGIKVALIQDRPVLGGNNSSEVRVHLGGRAMVEPNPALGKIVNEIGPTKGGNAQPAEYYEDDKKMSMVLAEENITLFASCRAFAVKMKGSRITQVIAKNIETSEELAFSAPLFADCTGDGTIGYLAGADFAMGREGRNEYGEPSAPEVADDMTMGASVQWYSVEGDEASSFPEFEYGVEFNEENSQQVTMGEWTWETGMNYDQISEFERIRDYGLLVVYSNWSYLKNHSPEKEKYQNRKLDWVAYVAGKRESRRLMGDLILKEQDLTDYVVYPDGSAPTSWTIDLHYPDPENTKHFPENEFKSIAVHKKIHLYPIPYRCFYSRNVDNLFMAGRNISVTHVALGTVRVMRTTGMMGEVVGMAASIATEHDADPRGVYENYLGELRNLIDTGVGKYDMENAQDYNLGRTLGPKE from the coding sequence ATGAAATACACATTTTTAATCACGTTTCTATTTTGTTCATATTTGCTTTCAGCGCAGAAAAATTCAGTGTTTGTTGAAGCCGAAAGTTTCAGCGAGAAAGGAGGCTGGGTGGTCGATCAGCAATTTATGGATTTGATGGGGTCGGCTTATCTAATGGCACATGGAATGGGCGTTCCGGTAGACGATGCAAAAGCAACGATCAACGTTCCTTCAACGGGTAAATACAAGGTTTTTGTACGAACCTTCAACTGGACATCTCCGTGGTATAAAGGCGAAGGTCCGGGGCAATTTAAGCTTATTGTCAATGGTAATCCGGTTGGTGATGTACTGGGGAATTCCGGGACTGAATGGATGTGGCAAAAAGCCGGAGAGGTGAACATCACGAATAAAGAGGTAGCACTAAGTTTGCACGACCTAACCGGTTTTAACGGGCGTATTGATGCAATTTATCTAACAAAAGATGATGACGTGCCTCCGTCAGATTTAAAGGCACTGACAAAGTTCAGAAAGAAAATGCTCGATTTGCCTAAAAAGCCAAAAGCTGCCGGTGAATTTGATTTGGTGGTAGTTGGTGGTGGAGTGGCCGGAGTGGCTGCTGCAATATCCGGTGCCCGACTTGGAATAAAAGTGGCATTAATTCAGGATCGTCCTGTTTTGGGGGGTAATAACAGTTCGGAAGTTCGGGTGCATCTGGGCGGAAGAGCAATGGTGGAACCGAATCCTGCATTGGGGAAAATTGTAAATGAAATTGGACCGACAAAAGGCGGAAATGCGCAGCCTGCTGAATATTACGAAGACGATAAGAAAATGAGCATGGTATTGGCTGAAGAAAATATTACACTTTTTGCCAGTTGCCGGGCGTTTGCTGTAAAAATGAAAGGTTCGCGAATTACGCAGGTAATTGCTAAAAATATCGAAACCTCTGAAGAATTGGCTTTTTCTGCTCCCTTGTTTGCCGATTGTACCGGCGACGGAACCATTGGTTATTTGGCCGGAGCCGATTTTGCAATGGGCCGCGAAGGCCGAAATGAATATGGGGAGCCAAGTGCGCCTGAAGTTGCTGATGATATGACAATGGGAGCTTCTGTTCAATGGTATTCTGTTGAAGGAGATGAGGCTAGTTCGTTTCCTGAATTTGAATATGGAGTGGAATTTAATGAAGAAAATTCGCAGCAGGTAACAATGGGCGAATGGACCTGGGAAACCGGGATGAACTACGATCAGATTTCTGAATTCGAACGAATCAGAGATTATGGATTATTGGTGGTGTATTCAAACTGGTCATACTTAAAAAATCATAGTCCGGAGAAAGAGAAATACCAGAACCGGAAATTAGACTGGGTGGCTTATGTTGCTGGAAAACGCGAGTCGCGTAGGCTGATGGGTGATCTGATTTTAAAAGAGCAGGATCTTACCGATTACGTGGTTTATCCTGATGGTTCAGCACCAACTTCGTGGACGATTGATCTGCATTATCCCGATCCTGAAAACACAAAACATTTTCCGGAAAACGAGTTTAAATCGATTGCGGTCCATAAAAAAATTCATTTGTATCCAATTCCTTACCGCTGCTTCTATTCGCGAAATGTGGATAACCTTTTTATGGCAGGGCGAAACATTAGTGTAACGCATGTGGCGCTTGGAACTGTTCGTGTAATGCGTACAACCGGCATGATGGGGGAAGTGGTTGGAATGGCTGCTTCAATTGCGACAGAACACGATGCTGATCCGCGCGGTGTTTACGAAAACTATTTGGGTGAGTTAAGAAATTTGATCGACACCGGAGTTGGTAAATACGATATGGAAAACGCACAGGATTATAATTTAGGAAGAACCCTGGGACCTAAAGAATAG
- a CDS encoding carbon starvation CstA family protein, whose translation MITIIISIAVLVAGYFIYGSYVDRKFKSDPTRPTPAIEKNDGVDSVPLKTSKIFLIQFLNIAGLGPIFGAISGAMWGPVAFIWIVLGSVMKY comes from the coding sequence ATGATAACAATTATTATTTCGATAGCGGTATTGGTAGCAGGATATTTTATTTACGGAAGCTATGTCGACCGCAAATTTAAAAGTGATCCGACAAGGCCAACTCCTGCAATCGAAAAAAACGACGGAGTGGATTCTGTGCCCCTGAAAACGAGCAAGATCTTTTTGATTCAGTTTTTGAATATTGCTGGCCTTGGACCAATTTTTGGTGCTATTTCCGGAGCAATGTGGGGGCCTGTTGCTTTTATCTGGATCGTGCTTGGTTCTGTTATGAAGTATTGA